The genomic stretch TTGCGCTAAAAAATAAGAAACAATCATGCTGAAACCAATTGCCAATGCCAACGGCAAAAACAAAGAGCCCGGAATGCCCCCCATCGTAAACGCGGGTGCAAATACTGCAAGAATACAGAATAAAATCAGCAGTTTCGGAAACGCTATTTCTTTACACGCATCCCAAATTGCAAGCGATTTCGGTTTGCCCATATCGAGATGCTGATGTATGTTTTCTATCGTTACGGTACTTTCATCCACCAAAATTCCAATTGCCAAAGCAAGACCGCTTAAGGTCATAATATTAATTGTTTGACCGAACAAACTGAGAAATAAAACAGATGAAATAATTGCCGTAGGAATGGTCATAATTACAATCAATGCGCCGCGCAAATCGCCCAAAAACAACAATACCATCAAGCCGGTAAGAATTGCACCAATGGCGCCTTCGCTCAACAAACTTTTTACGGAATTAATTACATAAGTCGATTGGTCAAATTCATAACTCAATTTTACATCTTCAGGCAACTGCGACTGAATTTTCGGCAAAGCTTTTTTCAGATTTTGTACTACTTCCCAAGTAGATGCATCCGCAGCTTTCGCAATGTCCACATATACAGAACGATGTCCGTTAATCAAGGCAACGCTTCCAGCAATGTCCGCACCGTCTTCCACAGTTGCTACGTCTTTTAAATATACATTGTTTACAGAATTTTTATAAATGGGAATATCGCCGAAGTCTTTAACTTCCTTAATTGTAGTATTGGCAGGCGTTACATAGTTAAGTGTGCCGATACGCACATTGCCCGCAGGCGCGGTTACGTTGTATTTGCTCAATGCTTCTACCAATTGCTGTGGTGTCAAATTATGTGAGCGCAACAAGTCAGGATTGGCTTTGATAACCACAGTGCGCATATTGCCGCCAAACGGTGTTGAGCCTACAAGTCCCGGAATGGATGTGAAAGATGAACGTACATATACATTTGCCATATCGAGCAGCTCGTTGCTGCTTCGCTTGTCGCTGCTCAAAACCAACTGTCCCACAGGTAAAGTAGAAACGTCGAAACGCACGATAAACGGCGGATTTGAACCCGGCGGAAATATTGCCTGAATACGATTGGAATAAGCGCTTACTTCGGCTGCCGCCTGTGCCATATTTGTTCCGGGATAGAAATTGATTTTGATAAGCGTTAAGCCGTCAATATTTTTTGTTTCGATACTTTTTACTCCGTTCACAAACAACAATATATTAATATATTGCTTTCCGAAAAAAGTTTCCATTTGGTTGGCAGTATATCCGCCAAACGGATGGGAAATATAAATTACGGGCAAGTCTAATTTTGGAAAAATGTCAATCTTTATCGACATTACAGATTTTATTCCAAAGAAGAATAATGCCGCCACCAATACCAGAATCGTAATCGGTTTTCTTAATGCAAATCTTATTAAGCCCATAATTTTTTCCTAAGTTGAAAATTGAAAAATTTGAGAAGAGGTTTCTCACTCGTGCCTCGTTCGGAAAGAAGTTCGACCATAGGGAGAAATCTCAATAATTATATTTAAACAACTCTATTATTTACTTGCCTCATTCAGCAATGTCAAATCTTCTGCATCCAAATTCAATTCTGTCGCAGCGAACAATGTTGCCAACTGACTTTGACTTGTTGCACTTGCGATAGGAGCGCCAATGCGTGGCTGCGCCAAGAGCCACGCCAATGCAACGGTTGCCTGTGTCGTATTGTGCTTTGCAGAAATTTTATCCAAAGCATTTAAAACGGCAAAGCCTTTTTCGTTCAGGTATTTTGCAACGCCGCCGCCGCGAACGCTTTTTCTCAAATCGGCTTCGCTGCGGTATTTTCCCGAGAGAAACCCTGCGGCTAAAGACCAATACGGAAAAACAGTTAAGCCGTATTTTTCTACTAAAGGCAAATACTCGGTTTCATAGTTTGTTCTTTCCAACAAATTGTAATGCGGTTGCAGCGCAACATATTTTACAAAATTGTTTTTCTCCGAAGCTTCAAAAGACTCAACTAATCTTTTAGGCGAAACATTGGAAGCCGCGATATAGCGTACTTTCCCGGCTTTTACAATTTCGTCGTAAGCCGATAAAGTTTCTTCAACAGGTGTTTTTTCGTCATCGAAATGTGTGTAATACAAATCGATATAATCGGTTTGCAAACGTTGCAAACTTTCATCAACCGTTTTGAGAATGTGTTGCTTTGTCGTGTCCGCTCCATGCGTGCCTGATGCGCCGCCCACTTTGGTTGCAATCACGATTTTATCACGGTTGTTTCTTGCTTTCAGCCATTTTCCGATAATGTTTTCCGACTGTCCGCCGGTACCGCCATGCGCCCAATGCGAATAAATATCTGCCGTGTCGATGAAGTTGAAACCTGCGTCCACAAAGGCATCGAGGATTTCAAAGGATTTTTCTTCGTCCAACGTCCAACCGAAAACATTACCGCCGAGATTGATGCGGGCAACTTCTAAATCTGTATTATCTAATTTTATTTTTGTCGCCATAACTTTCGTTTTTTTGTTCTCAATTATTTTTTTATAGCTGTCCTTCAAACACGCCGAAATCCCCTGCCGCTGCAGCTTTCAGCAAAAGCGCCTGCCAAATGTTGTTGTTGGCAATATCCTTATTTGTTTCTGCATTGATTAAATCGTAAGACGCTTGCGTTACATTAACCATATTCGTCAAACCGTTTTTGTACAAAGTATTTGCACGGGTGTATTCATCTTGCGCAGCCGTTATCTGGTAAGGTACTTCGTTATAAATTGTCAAAGCGTTGGTCATTTTATCTTTGGCAATTTTCAATTGCGTATTTATTTGTTCGCTTGCCAGATTGTATTCCTGCTGCAAACCTTCGCTTTGCCATTTTTGCGCAGCTACGGATTTGGACAATCTGAACGGCTGCGTAATATTCCACGTAACACCGATGCCGAGCAAATAGTTGCCGCGCGCGGGTTTCACGCCGTCCCAATAATTGTGTGTATAATCGCTTGGATTGTTTGCATAGTCATTGCCGAAGCCCGAACCTTTTGTTTGCAACACACCCACCAGAGAAAACGTAGGGTAATATTGCGACTTCAAATATTTTGTTTGTTCTTCGCTTGCTGCAATGCGGCTTTTGTAATATTGAAGTATGGGATGATTTGCAGAATCAACCGAATAATCCTCAACCTGCAATTGCGGCAATTTTGAAATAAAAGTCGTATCAACCTCAAACGTACTTGTATCTACGCCAAGCAACAAACTTAGATTGTGCTTTTGCTGTTCTTCATTATCAATAGCTTGTATCAGCGTGATTTTGGCGCTTGAATATTGCGCATTTGCCTGCGAAGAATCTACGCCGGCAACCAAGCCGGTTACGGCTCTGCGAATAACGAGTTGCCTTACAGAATCGGTGCGCGCGAGGTTTTGTTCATAATCATATACCAACTGATGCGCCGCCACCAGATTGAGATAGGCGCCGGAAACTTTTACCTGCTGTTGAAAAATTTCTTGTTGATAATCTTTGGAATCTATATTGGCAACAGACTGTGCTACTTTGGTTTTTTCTTTGTATTTGCCGAAAGAAAAGAAATCCCAATTCACATTGGCGAGATACAACGAACCGAATGCCGAGTTCCAGTTTTGTTTATCAAAAGTCGGGCCCGAAGAAGCTGCACCCAAACCACCGAAACCATACGCCGGCGCGTATTGCCCGTTGACTGTCCCGTAATATTGTTGTGCGCTGAAATTAACATTGGGCAATGCTTCTCTCTTAGATTCATCTACCAAACTTTGCGAAGCTTTTGCATACGCATTTTTTGCTTTGATGGATGGATAATTTTTTACTGCCAAATCAATTGCATCGCGCAGCGTGAGTATTTGTTGGGCATGAGAAAAATATGCAGAACCAAATAATAAGCAAGTGATGAAACATTTTTTAATAATCATTGTTTGACATCAATTTTATAATCAGATAAACTGTGTGAGCGTTTGGAAATCGAGTACAAAACAATCATAACTTTTTGAAGCAATTTTGAAGTTGGAAAATTTTATAAGATTATTTGATTTAGTACAAATGTTTGTGAGCAAAGGTTTTCCGCCTAATGTTTACAAATTGAATTGTAAAAATCGTTCAACATCATAAAACAAAAATTACTTTTATGCCAAAACATAAAATGATTTTAGAGATAAAATTTATAAACGCAAAATTAGTTTTGGCAAAGTTGTATTTAATAACAATAATCAAACAAGAAATAAAAAAAATCAAACAATTTATTTTTGGTTAGATTTAAAAACGATATAAAATGAGGTAGTAATATTTAACCACATAGAATTGTTTCATGCTTCCGCCGCAACAGTTTTTTCTTCGGAAATTACAACGTTTTCTTCCCTATAATTTTTATCGAAATACACACTGAAAGTATGTTGCTGATTGATGTAATTGTAATTAACGAAGAAGTTAGTTTTATTGCAAATTTGTTGTACAATCGACAATCCAAGTCCTATGCCATCGCTGCTTTGATTGCCTTTTTTGAAGCGGCGGAATATATCGTCGTGCGGAATGTCTAAAGGTTCGCCGGTATTGCAGATGCGCAACATTTTATTGGTAAGCACAATGTCCAGCTTGCCTCCGTCAATATTGTGACGGATGGCATTGCTCACGAGATTTGCCACCAAAATTTCTGCAAGCGAAGGATGAATGTTTAAAATAATGTTCGAGTCAAGTTTTGTGGAGACACACAGTTCTTTCAACGAAATCCAGTCTTCATACATACTCAAAACGCTGCGCGTAATTCTGCAAAATTTTATTTGTTCCTGTGTACTGAATTCATGATTGTCCAACTTTGAAAGCAATACCAAAGAACGATTGATACTGGATAATTTCTCAATCGCATTTTGCATATCCGCAATAAGTGCGGCTTGCTCTTCTGTAATATTTGTTTCTGCAAGCAATTCCATTTTTGTGCGCATTACAGCTAATGGCGTTTGCAGTTCATGCGAGGCATTTTCACTAAATTCTCTTGCGCGGTTATAATCTTCAACAGCTTTATTGGTCATGTTTTGTATAAAAGAATTTAGCTCCTGAAGCTCTTTGATATTGGATTTGGGCAATTGTATTTTCTGCCTGTTTTTTAAATTGAAACTGCTCAGTGTGTGAATGGATTCTCGGAAGGGTGCGAACATTTTTTTAGACATTATTCTCGCCATTATAATTATTGCAATAATGATGAGCAGGAGTTTCCATGTCATTCCGTACATCATTCCCCAAAAGATTTGACTTTCGTTGGTCGTATAATTGTAGGAAGTAATTTTGTATGTGGACCCGTTGATATTGTAGAAAGAATTTACGGTAAGCAGGCATCCTTTTTTATCAACGTCTTTTTGGTTGCGAGAGCCGTTAATGATTTCAACTTTTTGAGAAGGCAGCGAAGAATTTAATTTTGTGATTTGAATAGGTTTTCCCAAGGTATAATTGTCGGAGATTTTTCCTTCTTTCAGCAATTGTGCAACATTGTCATTCATGGTTTTCATGCGTGCAATTTGCGTATTGTCTATTTTGTTACGGATGCTGTTGTATGAGATAATAACACACACGGGCGTGAGCAGGAGCACAACGCCGAGAAAGCGGATAGATATTTTGTTGATGAGCTTCATTTACGATTTGAATTTGTAACCTAAACCATAAACCGTTTCAATATAATCGTTGCCATTGGCGGCGCTTATTTTTTTTCGCAGGTTTTTTACATGCTGATAAACGAAGTCAAAGTTAGAAAGATTATCGGTATAGTCGCCCCAAAGATGTGTCGCAATAGCCTGGCGTGAAAGCACACGGTTTTTATTGACCAGGAAATATAACAGCAGGTCAAACTCCTTTCGCGTAATATCCAACACTACGGAATTGACTTTTGCCTCGACTTTATCGGTGTCTAAAATAATTTCATTGAAGGAAATTATGTGAGAGCCATTCAGGTTTTTTCTTCTGAAAATGGCGCGCAGCCTTGCGTGCAGTTCGGGCAGATAAAATGGCTTCGTGATATAATCATCCGCACCTTCTTCGAGACCCTGAATTTTATTATTCAAAGAATCCTGTGCGGAAATAATCAATACGCTGCTTGCGATATTTTCGTCTTTGATAAATTTCAACAAATGCAATCCGTTGCCGTCGGGCAGCATAATATCAAGCAGAATAAAATCATAGGTAAAAAGTGAGAGCTTTTCTTTGGCGCTTTCGACATCAAATACACATTCACACACATACTTTTCCTCACTAAGGTAAGTAAACATACTACTTGCCAATTCTTTGTTGTCTTCTACAATAAGAATTTTCATGCGGCAAAGCTATGCCTTAATTTTATAGAAAATTTGAAGAAGAAAAGAGAACATCGTGGAGAATACCGGGTTTGAACCGCTGATTTTTTACGTTGCCAATCGTCAGCTGAAAGGCTGAGCGATAAGCAGGGTGTATTTCTCTGCAAACCAAATATGTACCGGATGCTGAAGCAGAGGGCACTACTTACAACTCCAGCTCATATTGTGATACAAGCAGCAGACAAATTTTAATCCGCCAAAAGTCAATCTTACTTCACTATCAACAACCAGCCTTTATTCTTCTCAACATGAATCGCTTCATCAATTTTAAACGCTCTTGCAGGTTGAAATTTATCAATCACAGGCGCAACAATCGTTGCTGTTGAAGGATTGATGCCAAGCGCTTTCCAATCAATTTTCAAGTGAATATTTACATCGTTTTTTGCCCAGCTTGCAAGCGATATTAAAACTGAATTATTTTTTTTATAAATGGTTACAGGCACATCTTCATTGTCCGATTTTACGGGATTATCATCTACCCAATACCCGATCATTTTGGCATCGCCAATGCCAAAGCTGTCCCACACTTTCCACAACGGGCGCGGGTCTGCATTGTCAAACCAAAGCAATCTGTCTGTCATGCCGTAGAGCATTCCCCGCCACGCATTGCCGTTATTTTCAAGCATCTCTCCCATTAAACCGAATGGAATGCCCGACATTTCCGTAAGATAATAATCTTTGGAATTATTTTCATAATCAAACTTTTCTCCGAACCACAAACGATTTAAGTAAGGAAATAATTCCATGTATAAAATAGAACTGTTATTCCAACCGTCTGCCTTGTCAAACTGATTGGCAGAATGTAAATCAATCAATCCGGGATGATTATCCTGCAACAAAGCACGTTTCACACGCTTCATAATGTCGCGGTCGAAAGCAACATCATCCAAGTATAAACCATCAATGCCAACATTTTTAACTAACCATTTAGTTCCTTCCACATAATAGTTGTGCCAGCGGCTCATGCCGTTTTGCACAATCGCCGCATCGTTGGCTTCGGGCGTGTACCAACCCGCGATGTAATTGGTGTCAAGATGCTCACAAAGCCAAGGATAACCGTTGCCTTTTCCGGGCGAAAAAATTTCTGTTCCAAGACTGAATAATGCAGGCAATTCATAAGCGCGGTTGGACAATTCGCGCACTGTGTTATAAATTTTTACCTTCTCTCCCAGCGCATGTGCACTGTCAATATATGATTTCATTTCGCTGGTTTTGATGAAAGGATAATTGATGTACGGATTGATTGCCGTGCCTTGATGAATGTTAATCACGGTTGCGCCCAACGCCTTCGCTGTATCTGTATTAATGTACTTGTGAATGTAACGATTGGCGAAATGCGACTTGGTATCGAGCGTATGAAACGGCGTGAACAACATTCTGAAATTATAATATAAAGTATCGCCTTTTTTCATGCTGCGCGCACCGGAATAATTATCGACCAAAATGGCTTTGCCTTTCTGCCAAATGCTGATACCACCTTTGTTGTCGTTGCCCCAGGAACTTGGTAACAACAAAGGTTTTTGCAAATAAAAATTGGTGTTCAATGGGCGAACATAATGTTGGTCGCGCAGCGAAAATTGCAAGCC from Arachidicoccus sp. BS20 encodes the following:
- the porY gene encoding sensor histidine kinase, with amino-acid sequence MKLINKISIRFLGVVLLLTPVCVIISYNSIRNKIDNTQIARMKTMNDNVAQLLKEGKISDNYTLGKPIQITKLNSSLPSQKVEIINGSRNQKDVDKKGCLLTVNSFYNINGSTYKITSYNYTTNESQIFWGMMYGMTWKLLLIIIAIIIMARIMSKKMFAPFRESIHTLSSFNLKNRQKIQLPKSNIKELQELNSFIQNMTNKAVEDYNRAREFSENASHELQTPLAVMRTKMELLAETNITEEQAALIADMQNAIEKLSSINRSLVLLSKLDNHEFSTQEQIKFCRITRSVLSMYEDWISLKELCVSTKLDSNIILNIHPSLAEILVANLVSNAIRHNIDGGKLDIVLTNKMLRICNTGEPLDIPHDDIFRRFKKGNQSSDGIGLGLSIVQQICNKTNFFVNYNYINQQHTFSVYFDKNYREENVVISEEKTVAAEA
- a CDS encoding response regulator transcription factor is translated as MKILIVEDNKELASSMFTYLSEEKYVCECVFDVESAKEKLSLFTYDFILLDIMLPDGNGLHLLKFIKDENIASSVLIISAQDSLNNKIQGLEEGADDYITKPFYLPELHARLRAIFRRKNLNGSHIISFNEIILDTDKVEAKVNSVVLDITRKEFDLLLYFLVNKNRVLSRQAIATHLWGDYTDNLSNFDFVYQHVKNLRKKISAANGNDYIETVYGLGYKFKS
- a CDS encoding aldo/keto reductase, with translation MATKIKLDNTDLEVARINLGGNVFGWTLDEEKSFEILDAFVDAGFNFIDTADIYSHWAHGGTGGQSENIIGKWLKARNNRDKIVIATKVGGASGTHGADTTKQHILKTVDESLQRLQTDYIDLYYTHFDDEKTPVEETLSAYDEIVKAGKVRYIAASNVSPKRLVESFEASEKNNFVKYVALQPHYNLLERTNYETEYLPLVEKYGLTVFPYWSLAAGFLSGKYRSEADLRKSVRGGGVAKYLNEKGFAVLNALDKISAKHNTTQATVALAWLLAQPRIGAPIASATSQSQLATLFAATELNLDAEDLTLLNEASK
- a CDS encoding TolC family protein, which translates into the protein MIIKKCFITCLLFGSAYFSHAQQILTLRDAIDLAVKNYPSIKAKNAYAKASQSLVDESKREALPNVNFSAQQYYGTVNGQYAPAYGFGGLGAASSGPTFDKQNWNSAFGSLYLANVNWDFFSFGKYKEKTKVAQSVANIDSKDYQQEIFQQQVKVSGAYLNLVAAHQLVYDYEQNLARTDSVRQLVIRRAVTGLVAGVDSSQANAQYSSAKITLIQAIDNEEQQKHNLSLLLGVDTSTFEVDTTFISKLPQLQVEDYSVDSANHPILQYYKSRIAASEEQTKYLKSQYYPTFSLVGVLQTKGSGFGNDYANNPSDYTHNYWDGVKPARGNYLLGIGVTWNITQPFRLSKSVAAQKWQSEGLQQEYNLASEQINTQLKIAKDKMTNALTIYNEVPYQITAAQDEYTRANTLYKNGLTNMVNVTQASYDLINAETNKDIANNNIWQALLLKAAAAGDFGVFEGQL